A DNA window from Ovis aries strain OAR_USU_Benz2616 breed Rambouillet chromosome 7, ARS-UI_Ramb_v3.0, whole genome shotgun sequence contains the following coding sequences:
- the LOC114115898 gene encoding uncharacterized protein LOC114115898, translating into MRLGGSRRGFCLRGTLGLPPSLLNSMEALTKREGGRHNRDAKEIKTIRRVVPSDSDSEPRTGTSNPGCRWSPPLPNSSAAIAERVPRELFLSRLLARGLLPARPHRRRVSVRPRAWSELVLPLLFSLSLSLDLLKHDSNLLEAGGTLMNKHLLGVSGGLGVGAAAPTLARPGCAQAAVGSEPPPDSAPRALRAAPRALLCAIGSPASEAHPPARRALRPPSPGLLRLQGAAGASEPLSAAVPRSPACLRGAWARRGRRAGGCRRAEEAGAAAAGAGRRVACPSPGGGGGGGGRGETMPRLRRGGRRERARRAGRPSARRLRGGARRSEAPASAPPRPDAAGDRAGLRQAPPSPPPPPPPGGRSKSLDLGKDAAPSGIPTGAARRPPKPSQPLLLEFYHLSEILKPGPRSSYTFLSLKEAQDCRLSLTKKLVG; encoded by the exons ATGCGTCTGGGTGGATCTCGGCGCGGCTTCTGCTTGAGAGGCACATTGGGCCTTCCTCCAAGCCTGCTAAACTCGATGGAGGCGCTCACGAAACGTGAAGGCGGTAGACACAACAGGGATgcgaaggaaataaaaacaattaggAGAGTGGTGCCAAGTGACTCAGACTCCGAACCGAGGACGGGTACATCAAACCCGGGTTGCCGGTGGTCACCGCCCCTGCCTAACTCTTCTGCCGCGATAGCCGAGAGGGTCCCTCGGGAGCTGTTCCTGAGCCGCCTTCTAGCTCGGGGGCTGCTTCCCGCCCGGCCCCACCGACGGCGCGTCTCGGTGCGGCCCCGCGCTTGGAGCGAACTCGTTCTCCCTCTTCTGTTCAGCTTGAGTCTCTCTCTAGACTTGTTAAAACATGACAGCAACttactggaggcaggaggaaccTTAATGaa TAAACACCTCCTGGGGGTGTCcggagggctgggggtgggcgcCGCGGCGCCTACATTAGCCCGGCCGGGCTGCGCCCAGGCGGCAGTCGGGTCGGAGCCGCCGCCGGACTCAGCGCCCCGCGCGCTCCGCGCTGCGCCCCGCGCCCTGCTCTGCGCGATCGGCTCCCCGGCGTCGGAGGCGCACCCGCCCGCCCGCCGGGCTCTCCGGCCGCCCTCCCCCGGGCTCCTCCGTCTCCAAGGAGCCGCGGGCGCTTCGGAGCCGCTCTCCGCCGCGGTCCCCCGCTCCCCCGCCTGCTTGCGGGGCGCGTGGGCTCGGCGGGGGCGGAGAGCGGGAGGCTGCAGGCGGGCAGAAGAGGCGGGGGCCGCGGCGGCCGGAGCCGGGAGGAGAGTGGCATGCCCGAGCCCCGGAGGCGGAGGTGGCGGAGGCGGCCGCGGGGAGACGATGCCGCGGCTCCGTAGGGGAGGAAGGCGAGAGCGAGCCAGGCGAGCCGGGCGCCCGAGCGCCCGCCGGCTGCGGGGAGGCGCACGTCGCTCCGAGGCTCCGGCCTCCGCACCCCCGCGCCCCGACGCTGCGGGCGACAGGGCCGGGCTCCGGCAGGcgccgccgtcgccgccgccgccgccgccacctgGAGGACGGAGCAAAAGTTTGGATCTGGGGAAGGACGCGGCGCCGAGCGGGATTCCTACCGGGGCCGCCAGGAGACCTCCAAAACCTTCGCAG